A window of the Salvelinus fontinalis isolate EN_2023a chromosome 26, ASM2944872v1, whole genome shotgun sequence genome harbors these coding sequences:
- the LOC129823753 gene encoding potassium channel subfamily T member 2-like gives MVDLESEVPPLPPKYRFRDLLLGDQNLQTDDRVQVEFYANESTFKERLKLFFIKNQRSSLRRRVFDFSIKVLSCVLYMCRVLTDDPSKGHGCWGCPNQTYIFLKIDWSPIIWVERSLGIWALQVSVAVICLFETILLTYLSYKGNIWEQILRLTFILETVNTVPFLLTILLLPLRNLFIPVFLNCWLAKHALENMINDLHRAIQRTQSAMFNQVLILISTLFCLIFTCICGIQHLERAGKKLTVFDSWYFCVVTFSTVGYGDVTPNVWPSKLLVIIMISVALVVLPIQFEQLAYLWMERQKSGGNYSRHRAKTEKHVVLCVSSLKIDLLMDCLNEVYAHPGLQDYYVIILCPTEMDPQVRRVLQIPLWSQRVIYLQGSALKDQDLIRAKLDNAEACFILSSRCEVDRTAADHQTILRAWAVKDFAPKCPIYVQILKPENKFHVKFADHVVCEEEFKYAMLALNCICPATSSLITLLVHTSQGREGQQSPEEWHRTYGKCSGNEVYNIVMRDSIFFSEYMGKSFPYASFHAHKKYGVCLIGVCREDSKSILLNPGPQFRMSPNDSCFYINITKEENTTFKTQRERTGSRPCLPVHSVIACRGTVAIDLQDTGCGPSLCLPPEDIKGNSRRPSIGPVLEVPDTSSMHTGDLYSDQSEDETMPSNEDLSTEGYMKGFPPNLPYIGSSPTLCHLLKEKVPYCCLRLEKGCDHNNFEDAKAYSFKNKLIIVSAETAGNGLYNFIVPLRASYRLKKELNPIVLLLDNQPDTQFLEAVCGFPMVYYMVGSIDNLDDLLRCGVSFAANMVVVDKESTMSAEEDYMADAKTIVNVQTLFRLFSSLSIITELTHPANMRFMQFRAKDWYSLTLSKLEKKEREKGSNLAFMFRLPFAAGRVFSIGMLDTLLYQSFVKDYIISITRLLLGLDTTPGSGFLCSMQISEEDLWIQTYGRLYQKLCSTVGDIPIGIYRTESQTADSSEEVPSRPQGCFNMSQLSVCVEDLDDPKEQSDRELPPVAGGLHRSSTSSDPSDGKAPLLRRKSVQWARKLSWRGTRGNQRGAQRGGQQGLRARRSERQELDELVSNRMKSLGLWATACDGMSENQTTHSHTYVLINPPPDTRLELNDIVYIIRSDPLGYIPKAGDSRESLGSSTCLGEHTKTETPF, from the exons ATGGTTGATTTGGAGAGCGAAGTACCCCCTCTTCCCCCGAAGTATAGATTCAGAGACTTACTCCTCGGGGACCAGAATTTACAAACTGATGACAG GGTGCAAGTAGAATTTTACGCCAATGAAAGTACTTTCAAAGAGAGACTTAAACTGTTCTTCATCAAAAACCAAAGATCAA gcCTGAGAAGACGAGTGTTCGACTTCTCCATAAAGGTCCTGAGCTGTGTCCTATACATGTGTCGTGTGTTGACAGACGACCCATCCAAAGGACATGGTTG CTGGGGATGCCCCAATCAAACGTACATATTTTTAAAGATTGACTG GTCTCCCATAATATGGGTCGAACGAAGTCTTGGCATATGGGCGTTACAG GTGTCTGTGGCAGTTATCTGTCTTTTTGAAACTATTCTGTTGACCTACCTGAGTTACAAG GGCAACATTTGGGAGCAGATACTTCGGTTGACGTTCATCCTGGAGACGGTGAACACAGTGCCTTTCCTGCTCACG ATCCTGTTGCTTCCTCTGCGGAACCTCTTCATCCCTGTGTTCCTGAACTGCTGGTTGGCCAAGCACGCCTTGGAGAACATGATC AATGACCTGCATCGTGCCATCCAGCGAACACAGTCTGCCATGTTCAACCAGGTGCTCATCCTCATCTCCACTCTCTTCTGCCTCATATTCACctg CATCTGTGGCATCCAGCACCTGGAGCGGGCGGGCAAGAAGCTGACGGTGTTCGACTCCTGGTACTTCTGCGTCGTCACCTTCTCCACAGTGGGCTACGGCGACGTCACTCCCAACGTGTGGCCCTCCAAGCTGCTGGTGATCATCATGATCTCTGTAGCCCTGGTGGTGCTGCCCATACAG TTTGAGCAGCTGGCCTACctgtggatggagagacagaagtCGGGGGGGAACTACAGCCGTCACCGCGCCAAGACAGAGAAACATGTGGTGCTGTGTGTCAGCTCCCTTAAGATAGACCTCCTGATGGACTGCCTCAACGAGGTCTACGCCCACCCCGGGCTGCAG GACTACTATGTCATCATCCTGTGTCCAACAGAGATGGACCCCCAGGTGCGCCGGGTGCTCCAGATCCCCCTGTGGTCCCAGCGGGTCATCTACCTCCAGGGATCGGCCCTCAAGGACCAGGACCTCATACGAGCCAA ACTGGACAATGCAGAGGCTTGTTTCATCCTAAGCAGTCGCTGTGAGGTGGACCGCACCGCCGCA GACCATCAGACCATTTTGCGAGCTTGGGCTGTGAAggatttcgcaccaaagtgcccAATTTACGTCCAGATTCTGAAGCCAGAGAATAAATTCCATGTGAAATTTGCAG ATCATGTAGTGTGTGAGGAGGAATTCAAGTATGCCATGTTGGCTCTGAACTGCATCTGTCCAGCAACCTCGTCCCTCATAACCTTACTGGTCCACACTTCACAGGGCCG GGAGGGGCAGCAGTCTCCAGAGGAGTGGCACAGGACTTATGGCAAGTGTTCGGGGAATGAGGTTTACAACATCGTCATGAGAGACAGCATCTTCTTCTCAGAATACATGGGGAAAAGCTTCCCCTACGCCTCCTTCCACGCGCATAAGAA GTATGGCGTGTGTCTGATCGGGGTGTGCCGGGAGGACAGTAAGAGCATCCTGCTGAACCCCGGGCCACAGTTCAGAATGAGCCCCAATGACAGCTGCTTCTACATCAACATCACTAAGGAGGAGAACACTACCTTTAAGACCCAGAGGGAGAGGACGGGTAGCCGGCCCTGCTTGCCTGTACACAGTGTAATCGCCTGCAGGG GCACTGTGGCCATAGACCTCCAGGACACAGGCTGTgggccctctctctgtctccccccggAAGACATCAAGGGTAACAGCAGGAGGCCCAGCATCGGCCCCGTGCTAGAGGTGCCAGACACTTCCTCTATGCACACAGGTGACCTCTATAGCGACCAATCAGAGGACGAGACCATGCCCTCCAACGAGGACCTATCAACTGAGGg CTATATGAAAGGCTTTCCTCCCAACCTGCCCTACATCGGTAGTTCTCCAACACTGTGCCATCTATTGAAGGAGAAAGTACCATACTGTTGCCTCAGACTGGAAAAG GGTTGTGACCATAACAACTTTGAGGATGCCAAAGCCTACAGCTTTAAGAACAAGCTGATCATTGTGTCTGCTGAGACGGCGGGGAATGGACTGTACAACTTCATCGTCCCGCTTAGAGCTTCCTACAGACTAAAGAAAGAACTGAACCCCATTGTGCTGCTCCTGGATAATCA GCCTGACACACAGTTCCTGGAGGCTGTCTGTGGGTTCCCTATGGTTTACTACATGGTGGGCTCCATCGATAA cCTGGATGACCTCCTGCGTTGCGGTGTATCCTTTGCAGCCAACATGGTGGTGGTGGACAAGGAGAGCACCATGAGTGCAGAAGAGGACTACATGGCTGATGCCAAGACCATCGTCAATGTACAGACACTGTTCAG GTTGTTCTCCAGTCTCAGTATCATCACCGAGCTAACCCACCCCGCCAACATGAGGTTTATGCAGTTCAGAGCTAAGGACTGgtactctctgactctctctaaaCTGGAGAAG aaAGAGCGGGAGAAAGGCTCCAACCTGGCCTTCATGTTTCGCCTGCCGTTCGCTGCAGGGAGGGTCTTCAGTATCGGCATGCTGGACACTCTCCTCTACCAG TCGTTTGTCAAAGACTATATTATCTCCATCACCAGGCTGCTGCTGGGCCTGGACACCACCCCGGGCTCTGGCTTCCTCTGCTCT ATGCAGATCTCTGAGGAGGACCTTTGGATCCAGACGTATGGAAGGCTCTATCAGAAACTGTGTTCCACCGTCGGTGACATTCCCATTGGCATCTACAGGACCGAGTCCCAGACAGCAGATTCCTCTGAGGAGGTGCCCTCTAGACCGCAAGGCTGTTTTAACATG TCACAGCTCTCGGTGTGCGTGGAGGACTTAGACGACCCCAAGGAGCAGAGCGACCGAGAACTCCCCCCTGTGGCCGGAGGGCTCCACCGCAGCTCCACCTCCAGCGACCCATCGGACGGGAAGGCTCCCCTGCTGAGGAGGAAAAGCGTGCAGTGGGCGCGGAAGCTGAGCTGGAGGGGGACTCGAGGGAACCAGCGTGGGGCTCAGAGGGGGGGCCAGCAGGGTCTGAGGGCCAGACGCTCAGAGAGACAGGAGCTGGACGAGCTGGTCAGCAACAGGATGAAAAGCCTTGGACTCTGGGCCACGGCTTGCG ATGGCATGAGTGAGAACCAGACTACTCACTCCCACACATACGTGTTGATCAACCCACCTCCAGACACCAGGCTGGAGCTCAATGACATAGT